A stretch of the Papaver somniferum cultivar HN1 chromosome 6, ASM357369v1, whole genome shotgun sequence genome encodes the following:
- the LOC113290761 gene encoding uncharacterized protein LOC113290761: protein MISGFSVGSIQVSHLQYADDTLVFLDGKEKGAENLVLVLQIFESITGLRVNFNKSSVISIGADHKIEDIARILNCKIEKLPLKFLGLAVGANARCVDIWDVVIEKFQKKLAPWKRRFFTKAGRVLLIKTSLSSLPIYYMSIFPTPVSVEKKLNQIMRNFMWGSTADSRKINWVAWERVCTTKKKGWTWNQKLKAYQ from the coding sequence ATGATCTCAGGGTTTTCTGTTGGCTCAATTCAAGTGTCTCATCTTCAATATGCTGATGATACGCTAGTTTTTCTCGATGGAAAGGAGAAAGGAGCAGAAAATCTGGTTTTAGTACTTCAAATTTTTGAATCTATTACAGGGCTGAGGGTAAACTTTAACAAAAGCTCTGTCATAAGCATAGGAGCTGACCACAAAATAGAAGATATTGCAAGAATCCTGAACTGCAAAATTGAGAAACTGCCACTAAAATTTTTGGGTTTGGCTGTTGGAGCAAATGCAAGATGTGTTGATATTTGGGATGTTGTGATAGAGAAGTTCCAGAAAAAACTTGCTCCATGGAAAAGGAGATTCTTCACTAAAGCAGGTAGAGTTCTTTTAATCAAGACTTCACTATCAAGTCTTCCCATATACTATATGTCAATCTTTCCAACGCCTGTGAGTGTGGAAAAGAAGCTTAACCAGATAATGAGGAATTTTATGTGGGGTTCAACTGCTGATTCTAGAAAGATTAATTGGGTTGCTTGGGAGAGAGTTTGTACAACTAAAAAGAAAGGGTGGACTTGGAATCAGAAACTTAAAGCTTACCAATAA